The Candidatus Amarolinea dominans genomic interval CAACTCCGGCCCCCTCGCTGGCCCACCCAGTGATTTTTCACCTCAGCCGAGAGACGGTACGCAGTTCTGACCAGGAGTCGACGCGTAATCTGTCAACACAGGCTGGAATAAACTCCCATCTGGTTCTCGCACCGCTCACGTCAGAATCAAAGCCCTTGACCAGGGGCTCATCTCTGTTTTTCACCAGTACACCACAACGGGCTGTCGCCCAGTTGCCTGCCCCCGAGGCCACTCCGGATAGCCGCCGTCCGGAATCAACCAGTTACGTGCTCGCCCGTAGCGTGCTGGCGATGAGCGGCGGAGTCAAGACATCAGTCGGCTACCAGCAGATGGGTACAAGTGGTCAGGTTTTCGGTGCAGCTCGCCTACAGTCCACCGATTACCAGGTAATCAGTGGATTTTGGGCTTCCGTGGCGACGCCCACCCCAACGCCCACCAACACGCCTACATGGATAGCAACCTCAACACCCACCCGTACACCAACTTCCAGCTCTACGTTGACCTTCACGCCGACAATTACGGCCACGCGGACACCAACCCAGGGAACGCAGATTCCCACGAATACGCCGACGCGCACGCCAAAACCGACAAAGACCTTTACGCCGGCGCCCACACCGACTGCGACGGTCACGCCAACAAGTGGCCCGTCGCCGACGCCCACCCTGATACCAACGGGCGGGCCGTCACCGACGTTTACTCCGACGCCCACAAGGACGCGAAAGCCAACAAAAACGCCTACGCTTGTGCTATCTCCAACCGTAACGCCCACATCTACGAACGGGCCGACCGCAACTCCTACGGCACCGGTACTCAATACCGGTTTTGCAGGCCCTTCGACGAATCTGCCGGTCGGTGGCGGCGACGGCAACGGCTTCGAGGTCAATCCTGCCGGTGCCTACGCCGATGGCGGTGTGTCCGCGGCTGACATAGATAGCGGCACAGGAACCAGCACCAGTTGCGGCTCAGCCCGCAAAGATCGGCATGCGTATTATAATTTCAACCTGCCGCTACCTGCCAGTGCGGTTATCAGAGGTATCCAGGTGCGGCTTGATGCTAACGCAGACAGCACCGTCGGCGCACCCAAATTGTGTGTTGAACTGTCAGGTGATGGTGGTCTCAACTGGACGTTAGCCAAAGCAACATCCACGCTCAACACGGTCGAGACAACCCACACACTTGGCGGTGTTGCCGACACATGGGGGCGTAGTTGGACAACCGCCGATCTCAACAACGTGGGTTTTCGAGTTCGCCTCACCTCGGTCGCCGGCGCGCTGGATCGCGACTTCAGCTTGGATTACGTGGCCGTCAGCGTGACCTATCAGTAATTGCGTTAATCTGATCGTGTGAAACCAGTGCTTGCAAAAACATGGGGAGCGCAACACGTATTGCGCTCCCCATGCCTATTCTAAAGACAGCACTGTCGGATCCGATTTACACAAAACTCGCCCGGCAAGGCAGGAGAGTGTTGCGGAAGCGGAATGTCCGATCTGCAACGTATCGGCTCTCGAAACACCGCCCCCTACGCCGCAGCCATGCCCCCTGCCGAACGCCGCGTCAGCAGCGCCAGCGCCACGCAGCCGACGACCAGCGCGGTCGCGACCCAGGCGCTGATGTTGACCAGGGGCGTGCCGGCCTGTTTGACGGCAATGCCGATGAAGGCCCACACGAGTACGAGCAGATACGCGACATCGCGGCGCGTCTGCGCCATCAGGTAGGCCACGGCTGAGGCCACGGCCAGCATGATGACCGCCCAAACCGGTCCGCTGATGCCAAAGCCGTTCCACCCCCAGTATTCCAGCAGATCGGTCACATTGGCAATGGTCGCCACGGTGATCCAGCCCAGGTAGATGCTGAACGGCACGTGGACCGCCCAGCGCTCCACCGCGCTGACCGGCGCCTGTCCAATGCGCAGCCGCTGGTAGATGACCAGCAGCGAGACGAGCAGGATCAGCATAACGACCAGGGTCAGCGGGAACAACTCGTAGTGCCAGAGGAAGATCCAGATGCCGTTTGCCAGGCAGCTCAGCGCAAACCAGTAACCCAGGCTGCGCAGCCGCGGGTTCTCACGCTGGCTGGGCAGCGCCTGGTAGATGCCGAAAGCGATCAATCCGATGTAAATGATACCCCAAATGGCGAAAACATAGCCGGCCGGTACAAAAAAGACAGCAAAGCTGTCCGAAATTTCACCGGTCTGCTTGCCGTTGAGGGGCAGGGCGTTCGCCAGGCCGTTGACGATCAGCGCGCCGACGAGGGCGATCACGTTGACGAGTTGACGCAGGGTGTCCTTGTTCATGTTGCTTCTCCTTGTACTCTTCCTCTTACTTCTTTCTGAAATCTAACCGGGACAAGCCGGAACCAAACAGAAATGTGGAACCGCCAAGGCGCAAAGGCCGCAAAGAATACCGCATAGGACTTGGCGATCTTCGCGTCTTGGCGGTTTCCTGCTTTTTGTGCGTCCCGCCTGTCACATTGGACGGCCAGAATGGTGCGATCGTAACACGCGCACGGTCACCGCGGCGCGCTGGCAGCCCAGGTAAAGTAGTCCCAGGTCGCGCGGCTCACTTCGCCCATGAAGCCATCGCTGAATTCCCACAAAACCCAGCGCGGCATGAAGATAAAAATGCTCAGCACGTAAGGCCCCGACGGTCCCCACACGATCGCCACGTCCGCATGGCTGTCGTTGATGTAACCGTGCTTATGCACCACGCGTGTGCCTGCGGGCAGGCCACCGGGAATCAGCGCCTCCAGTTTGTTCAACGCGATGATCTCGATCATCTTCTGGCACTCGGCCTGCGTGATGTCCGGCGCGTACGCGGCCAGCAGGGTGCCTCCGCCTTCGGAACACTGCACAATCATTTCGGCCAGCAGGCCCATGTCCCTGGCCGTGGTCTGCATGTGAATATCGGGATTGGTCGTCAGATCGGTGCGGCTGTTGGCCGGCGTGGTGATGCGAAAACTCTGCGCTTCCACGTCATAGGGCGTCGCCATGAAGGTGTTGACCAGGCCCAGCTTGCGCATGGACGCGGTCAGCACCTCAACCCCGGCCTGCGCGCTGCCATCGCCGACCACGCGCAGGAGCAGATTGGCGCTGAAATTGCCACTCAGGCCCAGCGTCTGCGTCAGCAGCTTGGTCTCCTCGATGTTGGGCGGCCTGTCCAGGTGACGAAAGACCTCGACCAGGATCGCCAGCTTCATAGTGCTCATGCCCGCGAAGGCCACATCGGAATTAACGTTGACCTCCTGCCCGCGGCCGATATCGCGCACAAACACGGTGGCAATGCCCGGCCAGTGCTCGGCGCGCGCGCTGAGCAGTTCTTGTAACGCGCCGATGCCGGGCGGCGGCGCGGGCGTTTCCACCAGGACCAGGTGCGTCTCACGCTTGTCCGCTGAACTCAACGCGACCATGATGCCGGCCACCGACTCCTGCGCGGCCAGGCTGAGGCCAGGCTTGCCGGCCACAAAGGGCAAGGTGTCGGTCGGAATCTTGCCGCTGACCAGCGGCAGCGCGTGCGCCGGTTCCGGCGGACGGTCATACTGCGCGGCCACGTCATCCAGCCAGGTTGCCAGCGCGCCGCTGTCCACCGCGTATTGCAGGGTCACGGTAATCGGCGGTGTGACGCGTCCCATCAGGTGATAGACGAATCCCCGCCAGCGCCCCAGGCCCCGCGTTTGCGCGTCGGCCGCGGCCAGCATGTCTGCGGTCTTGACGCGTAACCCAATCTCACGCGGCTGCAGGATCAGGCGCTTCTGGTCATAGTAGACCGCGACCGGTTGGCTGAACGCGTATTGCAGCGACGCGTCAATCGTCGCCGCATCGCTGGCGCCCAGGTCCAACCCAGCCAGGCGCACGCCCGGCGGCACCGGCCCCTGCGCCTCCGCGTACCAATAAGCTTGCGGCGCCACAAAGGCCGCGGCCGCAGCCAGCAGCAGCAAAACGATGATTTGCCTTATTCTGCGCTTCATCCTGCTGAACCTCAAGAACCCTCTGTATCGAAAGAGGCCGGTTCCTCTAATAATACTAACTGCGACATGTTGGTCGTGGAGTTGGCGGTCAAGTGCTCAGGAACATCTTCCTCAGCGGTAGACGCGCCGAAACCCTTGCTGAACAAGGACGCCTCTCTGAGGCTCGGAAATCGGAACTTCGATCCTTCCAGGTAATGGGGCGCGAGTTCAAACGCCAACCACCGTCTCTGCAAGCGCTCCGCCACCTCGCCGGTGATGTTGCTACCGGCGAAGGGGTCAATAACCAGGTCCCCGGGTTCGGTTAGAAACTTGATGAAGAACTCGGGTAAGCCGTGCGGAAAACGCGCCGGATGTGGCTTGATGCCATGTTCGCGGCATTGGCGCAGATACGTGCTGTTAGAGTCGGTATTGGCCAGGGTCAGTAAATTGGGCGGAATGGCTCCTTGGTTATCGCGTGAGAAGTTCTCCGAAATCTCGTGCCCTGATGGACGCAGCTTGGCCTTGTAGCCATTGTCAAGGAGCTTGCGCATGGAATCACTGTATGGTTTCAGCACGCGCCAGTTGCTGGCTTTCGGCTCCGGGGTCTTCGACAACCACCACACCGGGTCAATTGCGTCTTTGACACGAGTCCGCCGGACCGTCACCCATTCGGCGGGAGAAGGCAACTTGGACGGATTATACCAATAGAACTCCTGCGCCAGGTGGAAGTCGAGCGTTTTGCACAGGGCAATCACGAGCTCAAAATGGTACAAGGAACGCGTGGCCTGTCCGTTCACCCACGTGCCGCCAATGTCAACTACCAGACTCCCCTGGTCTTTCAGCACGCGTTTGAACTCACGCGCGAAGTCCATGAACCATGCCACATACTCCTCGTCACTGACGTTGCCATACTCCTTCTTGCGCTTCAGGGCGAACGGAGGCGATGTCATAATCAAATCCACAGAGTTCGATTCAATCTGACGCATGTAGCTCAAAGAGTCGCCAAGGTAGGCCGCGCCAAAATCAGTCGTGTACAGAGGGTCTTCTCGAATCAACGAGTCTATTCCCACTCGATGGTTCCCGGCGGTTTCGATGTCACGTCGTACACCACGCGGTTGACGCCGCGCACTTCGTTGACGATGCGGCTGCTGATCTGGGCCAGCAGATCGTAGGGCAATCGTGACCAGTCGGCGGTCATGTAGTCTTCGCTGTTGACCGCGCGCAGCGCCACGACATTTTCGTAGGTGCGGCCGTCGCCCATGACGCCGACGGAACGCACCGGCAGCAGCACGGCAAAGGCCTGCGCGGTGGGGCGATAGAGGCCGGCCGCGCGCAATTCTTCCAGAAATACGGCGTCGGCGTGGCGTAGAATTTCCAGGCGCTCCCAGGTGACAGGGCCGAGCACCCGAATCGCCAGGCCTGGCCCGGGGAACGGATGCCGCCAGACGATCTCCTCCGGCAGCCCCAACGCAATGCCCACCGCCCGCACCTCGTCCTTGAACAGCCAGCGCAGCGGCTCGATCAGCTTGAACTGCATGTCGGCCGGCAAACCACCGACGTTGTGATGCGTCTTGATCGTGGCCGCGCTGCGCCCTGCGCCCGCGCTCTCGATGCGGTCCGGGTAAAGGGTGCCCTGCGCCAGGAAACGCGCTTCGCCCCACGTCGAGGCCAGGCGCGTCGCTTCCTGTTCGAACACGCGCACGAAACGGTTGCCGATCAACCGGCGCTTGTGTTCCGGGTCGCTGATCCCGGCCAGATCGGCCAGGAACTCCTCGCTGGCATTGACCGCAATAAGCCGCACCTGCATCTCACGCTGGAAGGTCTCCAGCACTTGTTCCGCCTCCCCGCGGCGCAGCAGACCGTGATCCACGAACACGCAGGTCAATTGATCGCCAATGGCTTTGTGCAGCAGCGCCGCGGCCACCGCGGAATCAACGCCGCCGCTCAGCCCACACAGCACATGGCCGCTGCCGACCTCGGCACGAATGGCCGCCAGGCTCTCTTCGATGAAATTGAGCGGTGTCCAGGTGCCATGGCAGCCGCAGACGTCCACCAGGAAATTGCGCAGGATGGCCGGGCCGTTGCGGGTGTGTGACACTTCCGGGTGAAATTGCAGACCATAGATGCCACGGGCCGCGTGGCCCATGGCGGCCAGCGGTGAGTTGTCGCTGCTGGCAATGGCCTCGAAGCCCGGCGGCAGCGCCTCGATACGGTCGCCGTGCGACATCCACACGGTGTGGCGCGTCGGCAGGTTGGCAAACAGAGGGCTGCTGACCTCGCCGGTGCGAACCTCGGCCGGGCCATACTCGCGTCGCCGCGCCGCCCCCACCTGTCCGCCCAACGCCTGGGTGAGCAGTTGCATCCCATAGCAGATGCCGAGCACGGGCCGACCGCTCGCCAGCACGTAATCAGGCAGCCGGGGCGCGCCCGCTTCGTAGACGCTGGCCGGGCCGCCTGACAAGATGAAGCCCTTTGGCTGCAGGCGTTCGAACGCGGCCGCTGGCGCATCCCAGGGCAGCAGTTCGCAGTACACATGCGCTTCGCGCACCCGGCGCGCAATCAACTGACTGTATTGCGAACCGAAATCGAGAATGACAATCGCCTCCGCGCTGGCGCCTAGATTCTTTTCAGGCATCCCCTGATCCTTTATAGCTGGTTTCGTCTGGCTGCGGCCCATTATGCCACAAAGCGGGCAAAAAGGGTAGCAGCGTCTTCTCGCCTGACAGCATTGTGTACAAACAAAACTTGTGGTATACTGCGCTTATGTTGCTCGGGGACATGAGGATGCGCAAGATAAGCGAGAAAGCACAATGGTCATGAAACGAATCAGGTGGTTTCATCTTCTTCTGCTGACCGGCTTGATCCTGACGCCGGCTCTGCTGACGACGCCGGAGCGAGTGGCGGCCGCCAGTTGCTTCGACCTGATTGCCAACGGCAACATGGAAAGCACCGGCGGTTGGCAGATCACCGGCGGCCCGCCGGCGGCCGACTATGACAGCGCACAGGCGCTCAGCCCCACCCGCAGTATGCGCCTGGGCATCATCAGCGGCGCCAACGCCTTCGGTTTCTCCGGCATCCAGCAAATGCTGACCATCCCGGCCGCCGCGACCAGCGCCACGCTCACTTGGTCCGCCTGGCCTTTCCTGGCGACCAGCGGTGAGGACGATTACCAGGAGGTCATCCTGCAGGATGCCGCCACCAGCAGCACGGTGGTTGTCCTCTGGCGTGACCAGCGCAACGACCGCGCCTGGGTGCCGCTGACGCGTGACGTGCTGGCGTACAAAGGGCAGAACCTGCGCCTGTTCGTCAATGTGCGCAACGACGGCGTCGGCAGTTACGCCGGCATGTATCTGGACGATGTTTCCCTGGTGGTCTGCCTGGCCGATACGCCCACGCCTGGCCCCGGCGCGGTCGTTGATGGCCGCGTCTACATTGATAACAACCTGAACGGGCTGTACGACTTGGGTGAGACCGGTTACCCCAGCCTGCCGGTCAGCCTGGCTCCCGGCGGTTCGGTGCTGACAGACGGGGCCGGCGCCTACACCTTTGGCGCGCAGGCCGCGGGCAATTACACCGTGAGCATCACGCCGCCGCCGGGCTACGCGGTCACCTCGCCGCCGAGCGTTGCCATTACCGTCAATGCCACCAATCAGGTCGTCAACTTCGGCCTGACCCCCATCGTGGTGGCCACCAACACCCCTACCCCCAATATCATCACGGCTACGCCCACCTGGACGCCGATCGTGGTGACGAACACCCCCACGCCGACCGGACCACCGACGGCCACGCCCACCTGGACGCCGATCGTCGTCACCAACACCCCCACGCCAGGCCCGGTCATCATCACGGCGACGCCCACCTGGACGCCGCCCGGCCCGCCCACGTTCACGCCGACGGCCACGCCCATTCCGCCCACCGGCACGTTTACACCGGTGCCCCCCACGCTAACGCCGCCACCCACCTACACACCCTTGCCGGGCGGCTGCACGAACTGGCTTGAGAATTCCAGT includes:
- a CDS encoding serine hydrolase; this encodes MKRRIRQIIVLLLLAAAAAFVAPQAYWYAEAQGPVPPGVRLAGLDLGASDAATIDASLQYAFSQPVAVYYDQKRLILQPREIGLRVKTADMLAAADAQTRGLGRWRGFVYHLMGRVTPPITVTLQYAVDSGALATWLDDVAAQYDRPPEPAHALPLVSGKIPTDTLPFVAGKPGLSLAAQESVAGIMVALSSADKRETHLVLVETPAPPPGIGALQELLSARAEHWPGIATVFVRDIGRGQEVNVNSDVAFAGMSTMKLAILVEVFRHLDRPPNIEETKLLTQTLGLSGNFSANLLLRVVGDGSAQAGVEVLTASMRKLGLVNTFMATPYDVEAQSFRITTPANSRTDLTTNPDIHMQTTARDMGLLAEMIVQCSEGGGTLLAAYAPDITQAECQKMIEIIALNKLEALIPGGLPAGTRVVHKHGYINDSHADVAIVWGPSGPYVLSIFIFMPRWVLWEFSDGFMGEVSRATWDYFTWAASAPR
- a CDS encoding tryptophan-rich sensory protein — its product is MNKDTLRQLVNVIALVGALIVNGLANALPLNGKQTGEISDSFAVFFVPAGYVFAIWGIIYIGLIAFGIYQALPSQRENPRLRSLGYWFALSCLANGIWIFLWHYELFPLTLVVMLILLVSLLVIYQRLRIGQAPVSAVERWAVHVPFSIYLGWITVATIANVTDLLEYWGWNGFGISGPVWAVIMLAVASAVAYLMAQTRRDVAYLLVLVWAFIGIAVKQAGTPLVNISAWVATALVVGCVALALLTRRSAGGMAAA
- the guaA gene encoding glutamine-hydrolyzing GMP synthase; protein product: MPEKNLGASAEAIVILDFGSQYSQLIARRVREAHVYCELLPWDAPAAAFERLQPKGFILSGGPASVYEAGAPRLPDYVLASGRPVLGICYGMQLLTQALGGQVGAARRREYGPAEVRTGEVSSPLFANLPTRHTVWMSHGDRIEALPPGFEAIASSDNSPLAAMGHAARGIYGLQFHPEVSHTRNGPAILRNFLVDVCGCHGTWTPLNFIEESLAAIRAEVGSGHVLCGLSGGVDSAVAAALLHKAIGDQLTCVFVDHGLLRRGEAEQVLETFQREMQVRLIAVNASEEFLADLAGISDPEHKRRLIGNRFVRVFEQEATRLASTWGEARFLAQGTLYPDRIESAGAGRSAATIKTHHNVGGLPADMQFKLIEPLRWLFKDEVRAVGIALGLPEEIVWRHPFPGPGLAIRVLGPVTWERLEILRHADAVFLEELRAAGLYRPTAQAFAVLLPVRSVGVMGDGRTYENVVALRAVNSEDYMTADWSRLPYDLLAQISSRIVNEVRGVNRVVYDVTSKPPGTIEWE
- a CDS encoding site-specific DNA-methyltransferase; this translates as MRQIESNSVDLIMTSPPFALKRKKEYGNVSDEEYVAWFMDFAREFKRVLKDQGSLVVDIGGTWVNGQATRSLYHFELVIALCKTLDFHLAQEFYWYNPSKLPSPAEWVTVRRTRVKDAIDPVWWLSKTPEPKASNWRVLKPYSDSMRKLLDNGYKAKLRPSGHEISENFSRDNQGAIPPNLLTLANTDSNSTYLRQCREHGIKPHPARFPHGLPEFFIKFLTEPGDLVIDPFAGSNITGEVAERLQRRWLAFELAPHYLEGSKFRFPSLREASLFSKGFGASTAEEDVPEHLTANSTTNMSQLVLLEEPASFDTEGS